CGCCCATATCGCCGACGAGGAGGGTGCCGGCTACTTCGGCATGTTCTCGGTCAGCCCGGGCCTGCAGGGTGGCGGCCTGGGCAAGCGCCTGATCACCGAGGCCGAGCGCATCGTCCGCCAGGAATGGGGCCGGACACAGATGCGGATGGCGGTGATCGACGTGCGCCACGAGCTGATCGCCTTCTACGAACGCCGCGGCTACCGTCGCACCGGCGTGTTCAAGCCCTTCCCCTACGGCGACGAACGCTTCGGCGTGCCGCTGCGCGACGACCTGCGCTTCGAGGTGCTGGAGAAGACGCTGGAGGGCTCGGCACAGCGCTGAGCTCAGGGCCGGTCCGTGTACAGCGCCCCCGCGAGCAGCGATTGGGAGTCCCACGCGGTGCGCTGGGGAGAGGCCGCCCGTGCCCAGGCCTCCTTGTAGCCCGGCGCCACGAACGCCTGGAAATCCGTCGTCGCCACGCGATAGATGCGCTCGGGCAGCACGGGCTCGAAACCCGACCCGGGCGTCGCGGGATTCACGAGCACACGCAGGTCCTCCACCCGGCCCTGGCGCACCGTGTAGCGCACGCCGCTGAACTGACTGTAGGAGTCCGAGCCCCGCTTCGACTCACTCAGCTCCACCCACGCTCGGAGCTGCGCCCCGGTCATCTTCGCCGTCACCAGCGTGTTGCGGTACGGAAAGGCCCCGAAGAAGACCTCCGCCGCCACCGGTCCCGCCGGCAGTCCCGCCCGGAAGGTCGAGGCCGTCGCGAAGAAGGCATGGGCGCCCACCGCCCGGCGCCACACCTCGGTGGCCCAGATGCCTACCTCGGACGGGCCCGTGGTGACGCCGTCGTCTCGCAGCGGCGTCACCCGCCGGCCCATCTCCACGAAGAGTTCCGGGCGATCCGCCACGAGCGCCGCTTGCAACCGCGCCACTTCCTCCGCCGTTCGGGGATCCTCCGGCTTCGAGGCATCCATCTTCACCAGGCCCCCGTCCATCCCCACGAGCCGCCCGGCCTGGAAGCGCAGCCGCACCTCGGACAGGTAGGTGAGGTACTGGTAGGGCGACAAGAGGTACGTGTCCGTCCCGGGCAACCGCCGCAGACCTTCCTTCTCGTGCGAGTGCGAGCCGAGGATGAGATCGATCCCGGGCACCGCCCGAGCCAGCGCCATGTCGGCCTCGCGCTGCTGGTGGCCGATGAGGACCACGGCGGCCACGCGCTCCCGGGTGCGCAGAGCGTCCACCACGCCCCGCGCCGCGGCCGTCGCATCCGTCCACCGCGTCCCGACGGGCAGGTGCTCCGGCTTCACCAGGCGCTGCATGTCCGGCCCCGCCACCGCGAAGAACCCCACGCGCACTCCCCCCACCTCGCGCACCAGGTAGGGACGGCCGTCCACCTGGAAGTAGGGCACGCCGTTCGAGCCCAGGAGGTTGGCGCAGAGCACCGGGTAGGAGATGGAGGCCCGGCAGCGCGCGAAGGCCTCGGCGCCGTAGTCCAGGTCGTGGTTGCCCAACGCCATCACGTCCACCACGCCGTTGAACCACGGCCACTCCACGCACCCGTACACGTCACTCCACGTGGGCACGCCCTGGTTCACCATGTCCCCTCCGGACACCACCAGCGTGTCCGGCTTCGCTCGGGCCGCGCGCAGGTAGGCCATCGTCCGGGCCACCCCGCCCTGCCCCGGCTGCCCTTCCGAGAAGAAGGGCAGCGCGTGCGAGTGGTAGTCCGCCATCCCCACCAGCGTCACCGTGCGCGCCGTCTGACAGGCGCTCAGCCACAGCAGGCTCGAGAGGACGAGGAGGGTCTTCGACAGGGGATGGGGCATGGGGTTTCTTCACCCGTCAGCACCAACGCCGTCAAGCGGCGGGGCAACACATTCCCGCTTTGGGTCATCGTCCACTGGACGAGCCCTGCCCCGTTTCCTCAATGGGGCTGTGCCTTGCGCTCCTGGCTCGTGGGTTCGCTCCCTGCTGGCTTCTCCTTCTCCGGTGTCCCCTCGGCGGGAGCCTGTGCAGTGTGTCTCAGGTGCGCGTGATTGCCGACGGCGAGAATGCGCATCGTGCGGATGTCCACGGCATGAACGGTTCTGTCCATGCGGGCCAGGGCTCCAGAGGAGCCCCACAACGCCTTCGTCGGACAGGCCTGTTCATCGACAGTGAATCGGACCTGAACGACTCCCATGGGCTCCGGAGCCGCCGTGACGTCGTAGGAGTCGGGCCGGTAGAGACAGGCCTCTTCTGGACGGGTGCCCTCGGGAGGCAAGGCCTTGCCGGGAAGGAAGTCTTCCAGGGCGAGCTGTATCGCCGCGGCGACGTTGCCCTCGAGGCGAAGCCGCCCTTCCCTGGGAAGCTCGGGAGGGGACTGCATCGGCTCCCCCTCCATCAGTCGCCCGTTGCGCACGTCCACTTCGTAGGTGGATTCCATGTCCAGCGGCGGACCCCACCGGTAACAGGCTCCAGGGGCGAGGGAGAAGCGGACCAGCGTGGTGCCTTCTCTTCCTGGAGCCATCTCCACGTCCCAGGACTGACGCTGGAGGATGCAGATGTCGCTCCGGGCCGCTCCGTACGGAGGGCGCACATTCCACGGGAGGAAACGTTCCATGGCGAGTTGCATGGCCCGGGCCCGGGTGCCGGAAAGCTCTACCCTGCCCTCCGCGGGCAAATCCTTTCCGAACTTGAACCAGGCGGCCTCTTCGGCTGGAACGTAACGGACAGGGCTTCGAGCCGTCACGCATCCCGACACGGCGCAGCAGAGCATCAGGCCGGTGGCTCTTCCCCTGAATGCCTCCCAACGGAGCCGTGAATGCAGGTGGGTATTCATGGTTGTACAGAGGTGATGAAGCCCGAGTCCTTGTCCTCGGGTTGGATGTAGCCGATGAGCTTCCAGCTCCCGGACTGGCGTTCATAGACCTCGCCGGGCCGAGCCTCACGGACATACGGCACGAGCTTCTGGATGCGGCAGGTCGTGTCGAACTGGATGCGAACGCGATAACGCTGGTTTCGTCCACGTCTGTCTGGCTCGCTCAAGGGCGAGGAGGACCATGGGTGACTGTGGAAGTCAGCAAGAGGCTCGAGCTGGCCCCGAGAGTCCTTCACCACCGATGGAGAGAAACAGGACTTCCTTCTGCTCGGGCCCACCAGCGCCACTCTCGTCAGGGGAGAGGGCATGCTCGCGTAGTAGAGGCCATCCTCGAACGAGTAGATGACGCCGCAGTACTCCTGGCCGTATTCGCCCTGCTGTGCTCTTGGGAGCGCCATCACCGCCGGGCAGAGTTGGTCGATGACTTCATCCACGTTCCCAGAGGGACGGATGTCATCCCAGGGGCCGCGCACCCAGACGATTTCGGAGTCCCCCAGGAAGCCGTAGCCCTCCGTCTGTCCAGCACGCGGGCCACTGGAGCACCCGAGAAGGTACAGCCCCACCAGCGCGGTTCGGAGTCCCCTCGAGTCCAGTGGCGTGCTCCGGTGCAAGACGTATCCGCTCATGAAGTGTACCTGGAGATGATCTGGGGCTTTGGGGGGATAGAGGTGGATGGATGATGGACCAGGCGTGCGAGTGAGGACAAGCGGCCATTGACATAAAAGGGAGCCATGGTGAGCAAGATCATCGAGGAGGGCCGCATCAAGCGGCTCAACCCCCAACGAGGCCAAGGACGGCGACTACATCCTCCACTACTGGCGTGTTTCTACAGCGTCCCGGCATCGCCGAGTTGCACGTGCGGGCGGCCCTGGGATGGTTGTCCCACCGCCTCGGCGAGGCGAGCCGCTTGGGGCTCCGGTAGCTTGACCTCGATGATGATGCCGCAGTGGCTGGTATCGTCCACCTTCACCGACTTGCGGAAGGCGTTGGTCCGGGCGATGCGTCCTCTCCGCTCGTACTCTCCGTGTGCACCGTGCCCGTGCTCCATTCGTTACACTCCCCCGCCATCCTGTCCGTCTCCAATCTCCAGACTCCCGGGGCTCGCCTCGGGGCGAGGTCCCGCGCGTGGGTGCTCGGGCTGGCGCTGCTGCTCGGAAGCGGCCCGGGCTGCCAGCGGCCGGCCGGGTCCCACACGCCCCTCGTCTACGCGGGCTCCGGCAGCATCGGCGACACCGTCCTGTCACCGCTCAGCGAGGGCTTCGTCCGTCGGGGAGGTCCGCCCGTCGAGGCGAAGCACTACGTGGGCTCCGCGGAGGGCTTCAAACTCCTGATGGAGGGGCGCGCGGACGTGAGCGGCCTGGCGCGCTCGCTCCGGAGCACGGAGAAGGCCCGGCACCCCTATTACGTCATCATCGGGTATGCCGCCCTCGCGGTGTACGTCCACCCGGACAATCCGGTCACCGCCCTCAGCCGGGCCCAGCTCAAGGCGTTCTTCACCGGCCAGCTGAAGAACTGGAAGGACGTGGGTGGACTGGATGCGCCCGTGGAACTCGTGACGGTGAAACTGTCCACCGGCTCGGGCACGACGGACTTCTTCCGGGAGACGGTGCTGGAGGGAGCCCCGTTCGCGCCGACCCATGCCTTCGAGCACCCGCGCGAGGTGCGCTCCTACGTGGCCTCGCATCCGCACGCGCTCGCGTGGGGGACGCTGGCGCCTGACGTCCAGGGCGTCCGGGTGCTGCCATTGGACGGCGTGGCGCCAGGACCCGAGTCGATTCGCACGGCGGACTACCCGCTGTCCCGGCCCATGGTGCTGGCGGCCCGGGGCGTGCCCGATGGGCCGCTCAAGGACTTCCTCGACTATGTGATGTCACCCGAGGGCCAGGCCATCGTCGCGCGCTCCTTCATCCCCGTCCGAGAGGTGCACTGAGCGCCATGTCCTCGCTGCGCCGCTTGACGGTCCATCACAAGCTCTCGCTGCTCCTCGTCATCATCCTCGCGGTGTTCGTGACGAGCCACGCCGTCCAGGAGTCCACGCTGGACCGATTCCAGGTCGGCGGTCCCGTGCACCAGCAGCTCAAGCTGCAGGCGGAGACGTACGACACGGTCCAGGCGCTGCTGGGTGAGCTGCACGCCGCGCGCGCGGTCCTGCACCTCATGCTCGCGCCCTCCAGCGAGGATGGGGCGCGGCAGCTGGTCAGGCAGTGGGAGGAGATCGCCGCGGGCGTGGACGTGCGCTTCGAGCGAGCGCTGTCGGTGACGGATGCCCCGGATGCCCGCCTGTACGTCGAGGACGCGCGCGTGGCCTGGGAGGGATACGCCCGGGCGGTACGTACGCGCGTCTTCGCCGTTTCCGAGGCGGAGCGGAGCCGGGTGCTCGCGAACTTCCTGGAGGGGGCCCACACGCGCCGCTACGCGCGGCTGGCCGAGCTGCTCGAAGCAGCGGCCAACAGCCTGCGCCTGCGCTCCAGCGAGCTGGAGCTCGAGGTGGCGCGCACGCTACGGCGGGCCCGGTGGGGACTCGCGGCGGTGGATGGGGGGCTCGGACTCTTCCTGCTCGTGTTCCTCGCCGCGGTGGGGCGCTCCATCACCCGGCCCCTGAAGGAGTTGATGGTGGCGGCGCGGCAGGTGGAGAAGGGAGACCTGTCCCTGCAACTGGCCACTCCCGGCGAGGACGAGATCGGCCAGCTCTCGCGCATCCTCGGGCAGATGGTGTCGCAACTGCGCGAGCTGATGCTGGCGGTGCGCCAGGCGGGCCAGGAGATGGCCGGGGCGGTGGAGCGGCTGGCGAGCGCGGCGGACGAGCAGGGGCGCAGCATCGAGCGGCAGGCGACGGCGGTGACGCGGACGAACGCGGTGGCCGAGGAGCTCAGCCATGCGTCCGAGCTGGCGGAACGGCAGGTGGCGGGCGTGCTGAGCACGGCCGAGCGGGCCGACGAGGTGGGTCGCTCCGGCAAGGAGGTGCTGACCGGGAGCCTGCGGGGCATCCAGGAGCTGCGCGGACAGTTCGAGGCCATCGCGCGGCACGTGGTGGAGCTGGCCGAGCACAGCGTGAAGGTGTCCACGCTGACGGAGACGGTGCGGGACCTGGCCGAGCAGAGTCACGTGCTGGCGCTGTCGGCGGGCATCGAGGCGGCGCGGGCGGGGCCGGAGGGACAGGGCTTCCGGGTGGTGGCGGTGGAGATCCGCTCGCTGGCGGACCGCTCGGTGAAGGAGACGGTGGCGGTGCGCGAGCAGCTCAGGCGCTCGAGTAGAGCCATGCGCGACACGGTGGCCATCACCGCGCGGGGCCGCGCCCGGATGGAGGCGGAGCTCGAGCAGGTGCGGACGGGAGGCGAGCGCCTGGAGGAGCTCACCCGGATGCTCCAGGAGTCGAGCATCAGCCTGCGGAGCATCGTCCAGGTGGTGAAGCAGCAGCACGAGGGCCTGGGGCAGATCTTCTCGGCGGTGAACGAGCTGTCACGCACGACGGACAAGGCGGTGGTGTCGGTGGCGGCCATGCGCCAGTCCGCCGAGCAGCTGCGCGGCACGACGGCGCGGCTGACCGAGGCCCTCTCGGGCTTCCGGTTGTGAGGCTTGAAGGGCTCCCTTTCCGTCACGAGCTGAGCAGCCCGGACCCTCATCCGTCCAGGGCACGACGGGTGAGACCCCCGCTGGGGGGAGCGGAGATTGACGCCCTCGGGTGCGGAGACAAAACCTCACCGCCATGCGCACCATGGCCGCGGTGCTTGGTTTCTCGGTACTGGCCGGGTGCTCCGGCCAGGTGGAACGACAGAGCGTAGCCACTCCCCAGGAGAAACCGGCTCCCAGCGCCGAGCCATCTCCCACGGACTCCGCCCAGGACGAACGCTTCGTGGGCGTAGTGCTCGGCAACGAAATGGTGGAGATCATCGCCCCGTTCGAAGGCCAGCTGGCACGCCTCGGCGTCCAGTCGGGGGATCGCGTCAAGGCGGGAACGCTCATGGGAAACATGGCGCTGGAGCAGTTGCGCAGCGCGGAGCAGATGGCCCAGGCCCAGCTCGAACAAGCGGAGGCCGACCGGAAACGGGTCGAGGTGGAGGCTCACACAGCCACCGAACGGCTCCAGCGCTACCTGAAGCCCCCCGATGGCGTCCTCTCCACCGATGAACTCTCCGATGCACGCAACGAGCAGAAGACCGCGCTCTCCCAGGTGGCCGTCGCGCGAGCGCTCATCCGCGAGCGGCAAGCATCACTCGCGCAGATCCGCCAGCGGCTCGAGGAAGCGGTGTTCCGTGCACCCTTCGACTGCGTGGTGGCGATTCGCTACCTGGACCCCGGCTCCAGGGTCCAGGCCGGAGCGCCCATCCTGCGGCTCATCCAGGCGGGTGACTTCCGGGTACGCTTCGCGCTTCCGGAGAAGCACAGCGGCAGGGCCACCGTCGGCCTCCCGATCCGCATCTTCCTCCCCGCCCTGGGCAAGGAGCTCCCCGGGAAGCTCGAGAGCATCTCCCCCGAGGTGGACACACCCTCCCGGATGATCTTCGCGCAGGCCCTCTTGCAGTCGTCCGACGATGCCGTCCGGGCGGGCATGGTGGCTCGCGTGTCACTGTCAGCCAGGCTCAGCCCTCCGGCGCCGCCGTCCGATGGCGGGCAACCAGGGCAGAATAGTGGCGAGTGAGCAACTCGTAGAGGACCCACTCCTGCGCGCGCGCCGCCGACCGGGCCATGCGATTGGCATGCATGTGCAGGAAGTCCCCGGCCAGCTCGGTGATGGAGAGGCCCAGCTTCCCCGCCGCCTCCAGCTCCTTCAACCCCGCGGCGATGGGCACCAGCTTGTCCGAGCGCCGCTGGAGCACCTCCAGCCCCCTGGCCAGAACGGGGGTGCCCGCCCTCCTGGAACCCAGCAGCTCCTCCAGGCCCCGGCGCTCCTCGCGGAAGCGCTCATTCATCCGCCGCTCGATGGCGTGATC
Above is a window of Cystobacter fuscus DNA encoding:
- a CDS encoding GNAT family N-acetyltransferase, which produces MQTLTFRTATVADIDAIVVLVTSAYRGETSRAGWTTEAGLLDGARIDPEVLRGDILRDRSLVLLAEQDGQLVACAHIADEEGAGYFGMFSVSPGLQGGGLGKRLITEAERIVRQEWGRTQMRMAVIDVRHELIAFYERRGYRRTGVFKPFPYGDERFGVPLRDDLRFEVLEKTLEGSAQR
- a CDS encoding bifunctional metallophosphatase/5'-nucleotidase — translated: MPHPLSKTLLVLSSLLWLSACQTARTVTLVGMADYHSHALPFFSEGQPGQGGVARTMAYLRAARAKPDTLVVSGGDMVNQGVPTWSDVYGCVEWPWFNGVVDVMALGNHDLDYGAEAFARCRASISYPVLCANLLGSNGVPYFQVDGRPYLVREVGGVRVGFFAVAGPDMQRLVKPEHLPVGTRWTDATAAARGVVDALRTRERVAAVVLIGHQQREADMALARAVPGIDLILGSHSHEKEGLRRLPGTDTYLLSPYQYLTYLSEVRLRFQAGRLVGMDGGLVKMDASKPEDPRTAEEVARLQAALVADRPELFVEMGRRVTPLRDDGVTTGPSEVGIWATEVWRRAVGAHAFFATASTFRAGLPAGPVAAEVFFGAFPYRNTLVTAKMTGAQLRAWVELSESKRGSDSYSQFSGVRYTVRQGRVEDLRVLVNPATPGSGFEPVLPERIYRVATTDFQAFVAPGYKEAWARAASPQRTAWDSQSLLAGALYTDRP
- a CDS encoding phosphate ABC transporter substrate-binding protein; its protein translation is MLHSLHSPAILSVSNLQTPGARLGARSRAWVLGLALLLGSGPGCQRPAGSHTPLVYAGSGSIGDTVLSPLSEGFVRRGGPPVEAKHYVGSAEGFKLLMEGRADVSGLARSLRSTEKARHPYYVIIGYAALAVYVHPDNPVTALSRAQLKAFFTGQLKNWKDVGGLDAPVELVTVKLSTGSGTTDFFRETVLEGAPFAPTHAFEHPREVRSYVASHPHALAWGTLAPDVQGVRVLPLDGVAPGPESIRTADYPLSRPMVLAARGVPDGPLKDFLDYVMSPEGQAIVARSFIPVREVH
- a CDS encoding methyl-accepting chemotaxis protein, which encodes MSSLRRLTVHHKLSLLLVIILAVFVTSHAVQESTLDRFQVGGPVHQQLKLQAETYDTVQALLGELHAARAVLHLMLAPSSEDGARQLVRQWEEIAAGVDVRFERALSVTDAPDARLYVEDARVAWEGYARAVRTRVFAVSEAERSRVLANFLEGAHTRRYARLAELLEAAANSLRLRSSELELEVARTLRRARWGLAAVDGGLGLFLLVFLAAVGRSITRPLKELMVAARQVEKGDLSLQLATPGEDEIGQLSRILGQMVSQLRELMLAVRQAGQEMAGAVERLASAADEQGRSIERQATAVTRTNAVAEELSHASELAERQVAGVLSTAERADEVGRSGKEVLTGSLRGIQELRGQFEAIARHVVELAEHSVKVSTLTETVRDLAEQSHVLALSAGIEAARAGPEGQGFRVVAVEIRSLADRSVKETVAVREQLRRSSRAMRDTVAITARGRARMEAELEQVRTGGERLEELTRMLQESSISLRSIVQVVKQQHEGLGQIFSAVNELSRTTDKAVVSVAAMRQSAEQLRGTTARLTEALSGFRL
- a CDS encoding efflux RND transporter periplasmic adaptor subunit → MRRQNLTAMRTMAAVLGFSVLAGCSGQVERQSVATPQEKPAPSAEPSPTDSAQDERFVGVVLGNEMVEIIAPFEGQLARLGVQSGDRVKAGTLMGNMALEQLRSAEQMAQAQLEQAEADRKRVEVEAHTATERLQRYLKPPDGVLSTDELSDARNEQKTALSQVAVARALIRERQASLAQIRQRLEEAVFRAPFDCVVAIRYLDPGSRVQAGAPILRLIQAGDFRVRFALPEKHSGRATVGLPIRIFLPALGKELPGKLESISPEVDTPSRMIFAQALLQSSDDAVRAGMVARVSLSARLSPPAPPSDGGQPGQNSGE